Genomic DNA from candidate division WOR-3 bacterium:
CTATCTGATAGACACTTTTATGGTTGAATCCTGGGGTCATGTCGATTTACGCCTCGTCGGACATTATGACAGCCTTTATATTGGTTCGACCGGTGATACGAACTGGGTGTTGAGGAATGTCGACACGATCATTACGGATACCCTATATGACATGGAGGAGATCCATGGTGATGGCCGGCGGTTGATCTTCCTGGAACCTCTGAGGTCAACAACCCCTGATATCGACCCCGAAACTGGTGATACAACCTATGCCATAATCGAACCGTTTGAATGGCAGCTCAAGCGTATTTCTTATGGTAGCTACTACTATCCGACGCGCGGGACAGATGCGCCGGCGGTCAACCGTGTTCTCATTGAGGTACCACCGTCCGTCGATACGATACTGGCTACGAATACTGATACGCTTTACACCGGCCATGTCATGAATCGTTTTAAGCACATCGATTCGTTGCTTAATTACAGCGGTGTAGATTCGGTGCTGGTCACGATCGAAGTCGATGATCCTGAAGTTGCAGGTGTTTGCGCGTACTACGCGGTATGCGCCGGTGATACGCCGACTCGAGTACAATTAGGCGCGGTTACTGCTGGCGCTCGCGGTTACTTGCATCTTAGCGGTCAAGATATCGTGAACCTCTACTTTGAGGTCGTATTCAGAGATTCTTACTACTACGTTAACCCTAATCAAGGATATTTTGCCACAGTCTGGCTTGTGCCAGTCATAAGAAATTAGGGGGTGCTTGATGAAAAAAATCTTACTCGCACTTATTATCGGGGTATTCCTTTTCGGTGCTGAATACGGCAGGATAAATGGTCGCGTTCTGGATGCTGAGACAGGAGAACCCCTGGTCGGAGCTGATGTTGTCATTGAGGGCACCGAGTTAGGTGCGGCGACCGATGCAGGAGGAGAGTTCGTCATACTCTATGTCCCTGCAGGAACTTACCGGGTCACATCGTCCTATATTAGTTACGACCCGTTCACCTTCACGAGTGTCGTCGTGAATGCCGACCAGACAACATTGCTCAATTTCCGCTTGCCTCCGACTGTGATCGAAGTCAAAGGTGTAACTGCCGTTGCCGAGCGCGAGGCAATCGTTAGAGACGCTGTTCACACGCGCCGTGCGGTTACATCTCAGGAAATGAGCCGGTTGCCCGTTACGACGATCAACCAGGTCATTGCTCTGCAAGCCGGCGTCGTCGATAGCAAGCGCGGAACCCATCTGCGCGGCGGACGCGACGGTGAGGTTACTTACTTCGTTGACGGTATTGTTACCAAGGTACCCAACACTAACTGGCAATCAGCGGTTATCAATCAGTCTGCCGTGGAGGAAGTCTCCGTGGTGAGTGGCGGATTCGACGCTGAGTACGGCGATGCGCTTTCGGGCGTTGTTAATATTGTCACGCGCGAAGGCGGTTCGAAGATATCGGGTGCTTTGAATTACCTTAGTGATGAGATGTTCGGCAGCTGGCAAGACCCGATCAATTACGGGTACAGCCAATACGATTTCTCGTTTGGCGGTCCGTTACCGGCATTTAACAGACTTCGCTATTTCTTCTCTGGTGAGTATATGCAGACCGAATCATACCATCAAGAAGGGTTGTTCAAACTCGATGCTCCGAGGCAGGATTACCGGGCGCAAGGTCGTTTGACGTACAATTTAGCCAATGCAAAAGGCAAATTGTCGTTCACCGGCTTCAATGAACGCAGGCAGTGGGTGATCTGGAGTAACGTTACCGGCACCGGCCAGTACGATCTCAAATACTTTGACAACCGGCCGATGAGTCGTATCAAGAACTGGATCCTTTCCTCGACGTTCAACTATATGGTCACGGCCCAGACCCTGGCATCGCTGAAAGTCGGTATGACTCACTTTGACCGCATGTACGGCAATCGTGATTATATCTGGGAAGAAGACAGCGGAAGACAATGGTATGATGATTACCGGTTCAAGGCGGAACGACTTGTTGATATGCTGCTTCATCCGGAAGATTATATTGATCCGGTGACCGGCGAACCAGTCACAATTCGTCAGGTGCTCATCGACAGTGTCATGGAGTACCACGAAGAGTACTACAATCGTGATGTCGAGGCACTGCGCCATAATCCTTACGGTGTTGAGGGTTTGTTCTACACGACCGGTGACTACCGTGTGTGGAGAGTATGGAACAACAACGACATCCAGGGAAGGTTCGACGTCACCCACTCGATTGGCAGGGTGCACGAGTTCAAAACCGGCGTAGATTATATCCGTTATGAGATGCAATACTACGATAACAATCTGCCGTGGGTTGCCAATCCCTTCTGGGATTACTATGACCGGACACCGTGGAAATTCGCCGCTTATGTACAGGACAAGATGGACTTTGAGGGACTTGTTGCGCGTGTTGGGTTGCGTTTTGATTATTTCGATCCCAAAGCGAGCACGTATGAGGCGCCCGAGGATTACCTGAACGACGAGCTGATCCGCTCTGAAGCTGAGTACAAGGTCTCGCCACGTCTCGGTTTCTCGCTACCGGTGACCGACCGTATGAAACTTCGTTTCAACTACGGACAGTATTTCCAGTTACCAGCGCTCGACAATCTATACGGATCGACTGATACGTCGGTGGTGAGGTTGCTCATTTCGCGCGGCAACGCGGTTGTCGGCAACATCTTGATCAAACCCGAGAAGACCGTGCTGTATGAATTGGGTATTGAGAACCAGTTCTCGGAAGAGGTTATTTTCGGTTTCACTGCGTACTTCAAGGATATCTATGACCTGAACCAGGTCCGTGAAGTCATTGCGGTGCCCTATTCCTATTACCAGTACATGAATGTCGACTACGGTAATGTTAAGGGCTTCGAGGTCAACTTGCAGAAACGCATGTCGAACATGTGGGCATTCGGCTTGAGCTACACCATGCAGTTTGCCAAAGGCACGGCTGCTGACGCATATGAATGGTACGAAGACCACTACTACTACAATATAGCGGTACCGGTTATTGATTACTGGCTTGACTTTGACGAACGACACACATTACACGCAAACTGGGATGTTGATCTACCGACGGATTTCTTCTTAATACCTCTCCAGAACTTCAACAGTTCGATCGTCTTCTCCTATCATTCAGGCCATCCGTATACCCCTCGTGATCTACGTGGAAACAAGCTTGGTGACGAAAATTCGGCAAGGATACCTGGGTACTTGAATGTCGACTGGAATCTCAGCCGCAGCTTCAAAATAGGTCCGGCGAATCTGGTGCTCAAGGGATTGATCTACAATCTGCTCAACACCGAGCAGATAATCGAAG
This window encodes:
- a CDS encoding TonB-dependent receptor — protein: MKKILLALIIGVFLFGAEYGRINGRVLDAETGEPLVGADVVIEGTELGAATDAGGEFVILYVPAGTYRVTSSYISYDPFTFTSVVVNADQTTLLNFRLPPTVIEVKGVTAVAEREAIVRDAVHTRRAVTSQEMSRLPVTTINQVIALQAGVVDSKRGTHLRGGRDGEVTYFVDGIVTKVPNTNWQSAVINQSAVEEVSVVSGGFDAEYGDALSGVVNIVTREGGSKISGALNYLSDEMFGSWQDPINYGYSQYDFSFGGPLPAFNRLRYFFSGEYMQTESYHQEGLFKLDAPRQDYRAQGRLTYNLANAKGKLSFTGFNERRQWVIWSNVTGTGQYDLKYFDNRPMSRIKNWILSSTFNYMVTAQTLASLKVGMTHFDRMYGNRDYIWEEDSGRQWYDDYRFKAERLVDMLLHPEDYIDPVTGEPVTIRQVLIDSVMEYHEEYYNRDVEALRHNPYGVEGLFYTTGDYRVWRVWNNNDIQGRFDVTHSIGRVHEFKTGVDYIRYEMQYYDNNLPWVANPFWDYYDRTPWKFAAYVQDKMDFEGLVARVGLRFDYFDPKASTYEAPEDYLNDELIRSEAEYKVSPRLGFSLPVTDRMKLRFNYGQYFQLPALDNLYGSTDTSVVRLLISRGNAVVGNILIKPEKTVLYELGIENQFSEEVIFGFTAYFKDIYDLNQVREVIAVPYSYYQYMNVDYGNVKGFEVNLQKRMSNMWAFGLSYTMQFAKGTAADAYEWYEDHYYYNIAVPVIDYWLDFDERHTLHANWDVDLPTDFFLIPLQNFNSSIVFSYHSGHPYTPRDLRGNKLGDENSARIPGYLNVDWNLSRSFKIGPANLVLKGLIYNLLNTEQIIEVHETTGDPVLHGDPEPSLDQFGFTAISSTRYSPQSDFNHDGLVDPREAKQSYIDAQNDYYYDARNFMPGFRARVGVGLQF